One window of Nakaseomyces glabratus chromosome A, complete sequence genomic DNA carries:
- the MAK5 gene encoding ATP-dependent RNA helicase (CAGL0A03652g~Ortholog(s) have role in maturation of 5.8S rRNA from tricistronic rRNA transcript (SSU-rRNA, 5.8S rRNA, LSU-rRNA), maturation of LSU-rRNA from tricistronic rRNA transcript (SSU-rRNA, 5.8S rRNA, LSU-rRNA) and nucleolus localization), whose product MGKRVVATDKELKWKKVDIPDTLDDFGGFYGLEEIDGVDVKVVNGQVQFIASEAQVKEEEESSESDFPDFDAMEQEDDGDVEEAEEEEEEEEDVAEADEPEVKQKQEQARVEQIDKGVDSEKHEDEKETPEDDLATNVFDIDVDLSDVGSGELPGWTDTVDLSMTTINGLSNLGFTEMTPIQKLSIPAALEGKDIMGKASTGSGKTLAYGIPIIEKMIKSKDNLRTNGIIFTPTRELAQQVTKHLQNVCSMLLKKNPYMILSLTGGLSIQKQERLLKYDGSARIVVATPGRFLELIEKNEELMKRFAKIDVLVLDEADRLLQDGHFDEFEKILKHLGRIRKSLKNMEYWQTLIYSATFSTDLFDKLANSSWKKKNNSKDESEMESVLKHLMTKINFKSKPMMIDANPEDKISAQIKESLIECAPLERDLYCYYFVTLYPGTTLIFCNSIESVKKLNAYLINLGINSFQIHSSMTQKNRLKNLEKFEAMASKNNHLGKPTVLIASDVAARGLDIKGIKHVVHYHLPHSADTYIHRSGRTARGDNEGVAVMICSPQEAMGPLRKLRRLLASKEQISKSTKNKKWQQTVPLLPIEIDILQQLRERSSLANDIAEHELASRSLRKDSNWLKQAADELGIDMDSDEEDKDIILAKNKNKKMNKTLDKNELKSMKAELTHLLKIPIRKDMRRSYLTGGLVNLADSLVKKRGHHNIIGHEKTDALNVLKKGKSNKKQKTK is encoded by the coding sequence ATGGGTAAGCGGGTAGTTGCTACGGATAAGGAGCTGAAGTGGAAGAAAGTTGATATTCCAGACACTCTGGATGACTTTGGTGGGTTCTACGGGCTGGAAGAGATCGATGGTGTTGACGTCAAGGTGGTCAATGGGCAAGTGCAGTTCATTGCTTCTGAAGCACAGGTGAAGGAGGAGGAGGAGAGCTCAGAGAGCGACTTTCCAGACTTTGATGCCATGGAACAAGAAGACGATGGCGATGTAGAggaagcagaagaagaggaagaagaagaagaagatgttgCAGAGGCAGATGAACCGGAAgtgaaacaaaaacaagaacaagctAGAGTGGAACAAATAGATAAAGGAGTGGACAGTGAAAAACatgaagatgagaaggAGACTCCAGAAGATGACTTGGCTACTAATGTATTTGATATCGATGTCGATCTTTCAGATGTTGGGTCTGGGGAATTACCAGGGTGGACTGATACTGTTGATCTGTCAATGACTACCATAAACGGTTTATCCAACCTAGGCTTTACAGAGATGACTCCAATTCAAAAGCTCAGTATACCAGCTGCCTTAGAAGGTAAGGATATCATGGGTAAAGCCTCGACGGGTTCCGGTAAAACTCTTGCGTACGGTATACCCATCATCGAGAAGATGATCAAATCAAAGGACAATTTAAGAACTAATGGTATTATCTTTACTCCTACTAGAGAACTGGCTCAACAAGTGACTAAGCACTTACAAAACGTTTGCAGCATGCTACTAAAGAAGAATCCATACATGATATTATCGCTAACCGGTGGTTTATCCATACAGAAGCAGGAAAGATTACTGAAATACGATGGCAGTGCCAGGATCGTGGTGGCTACGCCTGGTCGATTCTTAGAACTGATTGAGAAGAATGAGGAGCTCATGAAAAGGTTTGCGAAGATTGACGTTCTTGTACTTGATGAAGCTGATAGGTTGTTACAGGATGGTCactttgatgaatttgagAAAATCTTAAAGCATTTGGGAAGAATACGTAAGTCCTTGAAAAATATGGAGTATTGGCAAACTCTGATATACTCCGCCACATTCTCAACTGATCTATTCGATAAATTGGCGAACAGTTcatggaagaagaaaaataacaGCAAGGATGAATCAGAGATGGAGTCAGTCTTGAAACATCTAATGACGAAGATTAACTTCAAGTCTAAGCCAATGATGATAGATGCTAACCCAGAAGATAAGATAAGTGCACAGATCAAGGAGTCCTTGATCGAGTGTGCACCACTAGAGCGAGACTTATACTGTTACTATTTTGTTACACTGTATCCTGGTACAACACTTATATTCTGTAACTCTATTGAATCTGTCAAGAAATTAAATGCATACCTGATTAACCTAGGAATCAACTCTTTCCAAATACATTCTTCTATGACTCAGAAGAATCGTTTAAAGAACTTAGAGAAATTTGAAGCAATGGCTTCGAAAAACAACCATTTAGGCAAACCCACTGTGCTTATTGCCAGTGATGTTGCTGCCAGAGGTTTAGATATTAAGGGTATTAAGCATGTCGTTCACTACCACTTGCCACATTCTGCAGACACGTACATCCATAGATCTGGTAGAACAGCAAGAGGTGATAACGAAGGTGTTGCGGTTATGATATGTTCCCCACAGGAAGCCATGGGACCATTACGTAAACTAAGAAGATTGTTAGCTTCTAAAGAACAAATAAGCAAGAGTACtaagaacaaaaaatggCAGCAAACTGTCCcacttcttccaattgaaaTAGATATTTTACAACAGTTGAGGGAGAGAAGTTCATTGGCTAATGACATTGCCGAGCATGAGCTGGCGTCTAGATCATTGAGGAAGGACAGTAATTGGCTGAAGCAGGCAGCTGACGAGCTAGGAATAGATATGGATTCggatgaagaagacaaggatattattttagctaaaaacaagaacaagaaaatgaaTAAGACTTTGGATAAGAACGAGCTGAAATCAATGAAAGCTGAATTGACACATCTATTGAAAATTCCTATCAGAAAAGATATGAGAAGAAGTTACTTAACAGGTGGTCTTGTAAACCTAGCAGACAGTCTAGTTAAGAAAAGAGGGCATCACAACATTATCGGTCATGAAAAGACTGATGCCTTGAATGTACTAAAGAAAGGTAAATCGAACAAGAAGCAGAAAACTAAGTAG
- the GAL83 gene encoding GAL83 (CAGL0A03696g~Ortholog(s) have AMP-activated protein kinase activity, receptor signaling complex scaffold activity), translating into MAENRSGSNRDASMLDVSDASHQDLNNKSDSLSYSFSQMNVDSPNELEPQLNTRSRSRSTLIFDDDDEIPPYSKHQEHYSGTLSDFEGENSSVASSIDSAENTSESNTVFNNATSTDNTDNTASSQSGTASQQSQSAMNQSGQFDSDSSGSRDPRASNMVPVDITWQQGGNKVYVTGSFTGWRKMIGLVPMPDQPNVLHVKLQLPPGTHRFRFIVDNELRFSDFLPTATDQMGNFVNYLEIAPVAGTDEKPPPLTPQVSGKSGDERKEPMSARSRIALEIEREPDDLGNGYSRFHDTSPLETKYEYTQDIPAVFTDPNVMEQYYLTLDQQKNNHQNMAWLTPPQLPPHLENVILNSYSNAQGESNENNSGALPIPNHVILNHLATSSIKHNTLCVASIVRYKRKYVTQILYAPLQ; encoded by the coding sequence ATGGCTGAAAATAGAAGTGGTAGTAATAGGGATGCGTCCATGCTTGATGTGTCTGATGCAAGTCATCAGGATTTGAATAACAAATCTGATTCGCTAAGTTACAGCTTTTCGCAAATGAACGTGGACAGTCCCAACGAGTTGGAACCACAGCTAAACACAAGGAGTAGATCGAGGTCTACGTTGatatttgatgatgatgatgaaatacCTCCATACTCAAAGCACCAGGAGCACTACTCTGGTACTTTGTCTGATTTCGAAGGCGAGAATAGTAGTGTAGCAAGTAGCATAGATAGCGCAGAGAATACTTCAGAGTCTAATACTGTCTTTAACAACGCCACTAGTACGGATAACACAGATAACACAGCAAGTTCACAATCAGGTACAGCCTCTCAACAATCACAGTCTGCAATGAACCAATCAGGTCAATTCGATTCCGATTCTAGTGGCTCTAGGGATCCAAGAGCTTCTAATATGGTCCCAGTCGATATAACCTGGCAGCAAGGTGGTAACAAAGTATATGTCACTGGTTCTTTCACAGGTTGGAGGAAAATGATAGGTTTAGTACCAATGCCTGATCAACCAAATGTACTGCACGTCAAATTACAGTTACCTCCAGGTACGCACAGATTTAGGTTTATTGTCGATAATGAGTTGAGGTTTAGTGATTTCCTTCCAACGGCTACAGACCAAATGGGTAACTTTGTCAACTATCTGGAGATTGCGCCCGTTGCAGGTACTGATGAAAAACCACCTCCATTAACCCCACAAGTGTCAGGTAAGTCAGGTGATGAAAGGAAAGAGCCTATGAGTGCTAGATCAAGGATTGCGCTTGAAATAGAAAGAGAACCAGATGATTTAGGTAATGGGTATAGTCGTTTCCATGATACCTCGCCACTGGAGACAAAGTATGAATATACTCAGGATATTCCTGCTGTCTTCACGGATCCTAATGTCATGGAGCAGTACTACCTGACTCTAGATCAACAAAAGAACAACCACCAAAACATGGCCTGGCTAACTCCACCACAGTTACCCCCACATCTCGAGAATGTTATTCTGAATAGCTACTCTAATGCGCAAGGTGAATCTAACGAAAATAACTCAGGTGCTTTGCCTATACCAAATCATGTGATATTAAATCATTTAGCCACCAGTAGTATTAAGCACAACACTCTTTGTGTTGCTTCGATTGTTAGgtataaaagaaaatatgtTACACAAATACTGTATGCGCCTCTACAGTAA
- the BMT2 gene encoding 25S rRNA (adenine2142-N1)-methyltransferase (CAGL0A03674g~Ortholog(s) have rRNA (adenine) methyltransferase activity and nucleolus localization) — MLSRKRVSISGKKPLKEVRIKPSKARRIIRRFHFLTSKRALICELLELERLRDNDEEYNSRVIDAYLGGKLLRKRYEEGQAVAAQDGMMESRLLQIRSHSDKPAKEELLRCLGYIQREIRDGGLKNYQMASKIGQDKDRGGDSSKLLVKWLKELNYDQHTELRALEIGSLSVSNHISRCKIFEEVERIDLNSNDPKGIKRQDFMKRPLPRTGEEKFHLISCSLVLNFVNTPAERGQMCQRFSEFLFPPTSDVPSYVFVVLPLPCVNNSRYMTIDHFTMIMDSLGYELIRSHTSHKLFYCLLRLSHRESKRKFQKKEINPGPGRNNFAIVI, encoded by the coding sequence ATGTTGTCTAGGAAGAGGGTAAGCATTAGTGGTAAGAAACCGTTGAAGGAGGTGCGGATCAAGCCCAGCAAAGCGAGGAGAATCATCAGGAGGTTCCATTTCCTGACTAGTAAGCGGGCCCTTATATGTGAGTTGTTGGAGCTAGAGCGGCTGCGAGACAATGATGAGGAGTATAACTCGCGTGTGATAGATGCCTATTTGGGCGGCAAGTTGCTGCGGAAGCGGTATGAAGAAGGGCAGGCCGTTGCAGCTCAGGACGGAATGATGGAGTCCCGACTGTTGCAGATAAGGTCACACTCTGATAAGCCTGCGAAGGAGGAGCTGTTGCGCTGTTTGGGGTATATCCAGCGGGAGATACGGGATGGTGGGTTGAAGAACTATCAGATGGCTAGCAAAATCGGGCAAGATAAGGATCGCGGCGGTGATTCTTCGAAGCTGCTGGTGAAATGGCTCAAAGAGTTGAATTATGATCAGCACACCGAGCTACGTGCATTGGAGATCGGCTCCCTGAGTGTATCGAATCACATATCCCGTTGTAAGATATTTGAGGAAGTTGAAAGGATAGACCTCAATAGTAATGATCCTAAGGGAATAAAAAGACAAGACTTCATGAAGAGGCCGCTACCGAGGACGGGTGAGGAGAAGTTCCATCTGATATCATGTTCCTTAGTGCTAAACTTTGTGAATACACCTGCGGAACGTGGACAAATGTGCCAACGGTTCTCCGAATTCCTGTTCCCTCCCACTAGCGATGTACCTTCGTATGTATTTGTGGTGTTGCCCCTCCCATGCGTGAATAACTCACGGTATATGACAATCGACCACTTCACTATGATTATGGACTCCCTAGGCTATGAATTGATACGTTCACATACATCACACAAGCTCTTCTACTGCCTGTTGAGACTATCGCATCGAGAGTCCAAGCGCAAGTtccagaagaaagagataaACCCAGGGCCTGGACGCAACAACTTCGCGATTGTCATATAA
- the TFC4 gene encoding transcription factor TFIIIC subunit TFC4 (CAGL0A03630g~Ortholog(s) have chromatin insulator sequence binding, transcription factor activity, core RNA polymerase III binding activity and role in transcription initiation from RNA polymerase III promoter): protein MIRSESDPEDSVSNGDMHEEVDMSPDEEGQFYENIEGLRNIIDYDHDRDGAYRINDGEVYDGSKEGDDSLLAIFTDVEDFEEDEEDEEDNFMDAIREANNFKVKRKKNNKSNNKKSSKKRPMARVKAINDPEVAQLISQANEAFVKQDLPEAERLFNEVIKKDPRNFAAYETLGDIYQLQGRMNDCCNSWFLAAHLNASDWEFWKIVAILSSDLGHIRQAIYCFSRVIHLNKEEWECIYRRALLYKQTGQIARALDGFQKMYTKSPSDANILRELAILYVDYNKVEKAIELYLESFEKNIKRRQAIIRASEAVFESSDDDDDDDPNSKNSDEDQGDEDDYDIQNPEELNMYPTVDFKKINKKYNCVFFEWSSLNILAELCLKSNQKKLDSISLIKRCARWIQHREGQTFWDDVHDDSEFDDRRAKNGRYDALPESEKTKSYSMPIDIRIRLGLLHLRNENVMEALNHFQFLYDEPFSDVSDLYFEVGLALTKSEKYKEAIDFFTPLLSIPEWCTIELYEPLTKCYKEIEDYEKAKEYGDKVLEMDPKSMDAKLNVAEINYYLGDKTTFRQLLVDVIEERKRQAESIYDQGPTKKPRIEEFVSETEPEPEPEHESEHEQRVDKDTSEKPLLEDSKYRVFNTKKKRTPLDAERERLDREKKMRSKVIKKYEKVHEYKEGMLMGSDQDTKKWIDIVSELIDIFSSVKNFFAKSRSKKFVGIIKRTKKFTTPIDYKVEQLSKLVEGESFVNDLPVLEERVILSSTTELRGLTYDQWFELFMELSLVITKHQSVEDGLSVIDTAQEVNVFFQDPIRAKIMRFVKLGILLENKDESELTESLRGLLNQFQFNRKVLQVFMYSLAHGQDALNILSSTVQQKFFLRQLKAFDSIRYDTHVTGQASLTNKEVENPERRPSPYLYYIYAVLLYSSRGFLSALQYLSFLEKDMPDDPMVNLMMGLAHMHRSMQRLTANRHFQLMHGLRYLKKYYSIRQSMYTRIERQEADYNMGRAYHMIGLVSKAIEYYKKVLDSYEDGALKKHAAYNSMLIYQESGNLELANSIMEKYLSV from the coding sequence ATGATCAGGAGTGAGAGTGATCCTGAGGATTCTGTATCAAATGGTGACATGcatgaagaagttgataTGAGTCCCGATGAAGAAGGTCAGttttatgaaaatattgaaggGCTGAGGAATATAATTGATTATGATCACGACCGGGACGGTGCTTATAGAATCAATGATGGCGAAGTGTATGATGGTAGCAAAGAAGGAGATGACTCTTTGTTGGCGATCTTTACCGATGTTGAGgactttgaagaagatgaggaagacGAGGAAGATAATTTTATGGATGCAATTAGAGAAGCAAATAATTTTAAAGTCAAGCGgaagaagaacaataaAAGTAACAATAAGAAAAGTAGTAAGAAAAGGCCAATGGCTCGTGTCAAAGCCATTAATGATCCGGAAGTTGCTCAGCTTATTTCTCAAGCCAATGAAGCTTTTGTTAAACAGGATCTGCCTGAGGCAGAGCGCCTCTTCAATGAAGTGATCAAAAAAGACCCTAGAAATTTCGCAGCATACGAGACACTGGGTGATATTTACCAGCTACAAGGAAGAATGAATGATTGCTGTAATTCATGGTTTTTAGCAGCACACTTGAATGCTTCTGATTGGGAGTTTTGGAAAATTGTAGCTATCTTATCTTCAGATCTTGGACACATCAGACAGGCAATTTATTGTTTCTCAAGGGTAATCCACttaaacaaagaagaatggGAATGTATTTATAGGAGAGCTTTGCTTTACAAGCAAACTGGTCAAATTGCAAGAGCGTTGGATGGCTTCCAGAAGATGTACACTAAGAGTCCGTCAGATGCTAATATTTTGAGAGAACTTGCTATTTTATATGTAGACTATAACAAGGTTGAGAAAGCTATTGAGCTCTATCttgaaagttttgaaaagaatattaaaagGCGACAGGCAATAATTAGAGCATCAGAAGCAGTGTTTGAGTCTTCagatgacgatgacgatgatgatcCAAATTCTAAAAACTCGGATGAAGACCAAGGAGATGAGGACGATTATGATATACAAAATCCAGAGGAACTGAATATGTATCCAACTGTtgattttaaaaaaattaacaagaaatataattgCGTGTTCTTTGAGTGGTCGagtttgaatattttagCAGAACTTTGTCTAAAAAGCAATCAGAAAAAGCTTGATAGTATATCATTGATTAAACGGTGTGCTAGGTGGATTCAGCATAGAGAGGGTCAGACTTTTTGGGATGATGTACACGATGACtctgaatttgatgatagGAGAGCAAAGAATGGTAGATATGATGCATTACCAGAATCGGAGAAGACAAAGTCATACTCAATGCCAATTGATATTAGGATTCGTTTAGGTCTTTTGCACCTACGAAATGAGAATGTCATGGAAGCTCTTAATcactttcaatttctttatGACGAGCCGTTTTCTGATGTATCAGATTTATACTTTGAAGTTGGGCTGGCACTGACGAAGTCAGAGAAGTATAAAGAGGCCATTGACTTTTTTACTCCATTACTGTCAATTCCTGAGTGGTGTACAATCGAGTTGTACGAGCCGCTCACTAAATGTTATAAAGAGATAGAAGACTACGAAAAAGCTAAAGAGTATGGTGATAAAGTTCTGGAAATGGATCCCAAGTCGATGGACGCAAAATTGAATGTTGCAGAAATCAATTACTATTTGGGTGACAAAACTACCTTTCGCCAGTTGCTAGTTGatgttattgaagaaagaaaacgTCAGGCAGAGTCTATATATGATCAAGGCCCAACTAAAAAGCCACGTATAGAAGAATTTGTCAGTGAGACggaaccagaaccagagccagagcaTGAATCAGAGCATGAACAGAGGGTAGATAAGGATACATCAGAAAAGCCACTTCTGGAAGACAGTAAATACAGAGTTTTtaatacaaagaaaaagagaacaCCTTTGGATGCAGAGCGTGAAAGGCTTGATCgtgaaaagaagatgagatCAAAAGTTATaaagaaatatgaaaaGGTACATGAGTATAAGGAAGGTATGTTAATGGGATCAGATCAAGACACTAAAAAATGGATTGATATTGTTTCGGAActaattgatatattttctaGTGTCAAAAACTTTTTTGCTAAAAGTAgatcaaagaaatttgtTGGTATTATAAAAAGGACGAAAAAATTTACCACGCCTATTGATTATAAAGTAGAACAACTTTCTAAGTTAGTAGAGGGAGAATCATTTGTCAATGATTTACCAGTACTGGAAGAAAGAGTCATCTTATCTTCTACTACTGAGCTGAGAGGTTTAACATACGATCAGTGGTTTGAATTGTTTATGGAACTTTCTCTTGTAATAACAAAACATCAAAGCGTAGAAGATGGGCTCAGTGTTATCGATACTGCTCAGGAAGTTAACGTATTCTTTCAAGATCCTATTCGTGCCAAGATAATGAGATTTGTAAAACTGGGAATTCTTTTGGAGAATAAAGACGAATCGGAACTGACAGAGTCATTGCGTGGTTTATTaaatcaatttcaatttaatAGGAAAGTGTTACAAGTTTTCATGTATTCTTTGGCACATGGTCAGGATGCATTGAACATTTTAAGTTCAACAGTCCAGCAAAAGTTTTTTCTAAGACAATTGAAAGCCTTCGATAGCATAAGATATGACACTCATGTTACTGGACAGGCTTCATTAACCaacaaagaagttgaaaatCCGGAGAGGAGGCCATCTCCTTATCTGTATTATATCTATGCTGTATTGCTGTATAGTAGCAGAGGTTTCTTATCTGCCTTACAGTATCTGTCATTCTTGGAGAAAGATATGCCTGATGATCCGATGGTTAATTTAATGATGGGGCTAGCACATATGCACAGGTCAATGCAGAGGTTGACTGCTAATAGACATTTCCAATTAATGCACGGGTTGCGCTACCTGAAGAAATACTATAGCATAAGGCAATCTATGTATACCAGAATTGAAAGACAGGAAGCGGACTATAACATGGGTCGCGCTTACCACATGATTGGTCTTGTTTCAAAAGCTATAGAATACTACAAGAAGGTGCTGGACAGTTACGAGGACGGtgctttgaagaagcatGCAGCTTATAATTCAATGTTAATATACCAGGAAAGTGGTAACTTGGAGCTAGCAAATAGTATAATGGAGAAGTACTTGTCCGTGTAA